The following proteins come from a genomic window of Mycobacterium sp. DL:
- a CDS encoding ABC transporter ATP-binding protein, producing the protein MVDKTPISAAERAALFAATSAEPGSAKPDPILVVDGISRSFGGLKAVDVAHLEIQRGAITGLIGPNGAGKTTLFNLLTGFDRPDTGTWKIDGTDLGRQHPHQVARHGIVRTFQLTKALARMSVLDNVRLGAHHQAGERILNALLRVTWRSQEAQITERAYEMLARFKLDAKAEDMAGSLSGGQRKLLEMARALMTDPKVVMLDEPMAGVNPALTQSLLEHVKSLRDEGMTVVFVEHDMDVIRDISDWVVVMAQGEVIAESVPESLADNAAVVDAYLGSHHDQVLEFDADGNPVGATAVLAEQLEQAVLETIETGGDKP; encoded by the coding sequence ATGGTCGATAAGACGCCGATCTCTGCCGCCGAACGCGCCGCCCTGTTTGCGGCGACGTCGGCCGAGCCGGGATCCGCCAAGCCTGACCCGATCCTGGTGGTGGACGGGATCTCCCGCTCCTTCGGCGGTCTCAAAGCAGTCGACGTGGCTCATCTGGAGATCCAACGTGGCGCCATCACGGGACTCATCGGTCCCAACGGCGCCGGCAAGACGACGCTGTTCAACCTGCTGACCGGATTCGACCGGCCCGACACCGGGACCTGGAAGATCGACGGCACAGATCTGGGCAGGCAGCACCCTCACCAGGTAGCGCGGCACGGCATCGTGCGGACGTTTCAGCTGACCAAGGCGCTGGCCAGGATGTCGGTGCTCGACAATGTCCGGTTGGGCGCCCATCACCAAGCCGGCGAACGGATTCTCAACGCACTGCTGCGGGTGACCTGGCGCTCCCAGGAGGCACAGATCACCGAACGCGCCTACGAGATGCTGGCGCGGTTCAAGCTCGACGCCAAGGCCGAGGACATGGCGGGCTCCCTGTCGGGCGGGCAACGCAAGCTCCTCGAGATGGCCCGCGCACTGATGACCGATCCCAAGGTGGTCATGCTCGACGAGCCGATGGCCGGGGTGAATCCGGCACTGACCCAGAGCCTGCTCGAACACGTGAAATCGCTGCGCGACGAGGGAATGACGGTGGTGTTCGTCGAGCACGACATGGACGTCATCCGCGACATCAGCGACTGGGTGGTCGTGATGGCCCAAGGCGAGGTGATCGCCGAATCGGTGCCGGAGTCCCTTGCCGACAACGCGGCGGTGGTCGACGCGTATCTGGGCAGCCACCACGATCAGGTCCTGGAGTTCGACGCGGACGGCAATCCGGTCGGCGCGACCGCGGTGCTCGCCGAGCAACTCGAGCAGGCGGTGCTGGAAACGATCGAGACGGGCGGTGACAAGCCATGA
- a CDS encoding lipid-transfer protein, whose amino-acid sequence MSAGTPEPVYILGAGMHPWGKWGRDFTEYGVVAARAALAEAGLDWRQIQMVAGADTIRNGYPGFVAGATFAQKLGWNGVPVSSSYAACASGSQALQSARAQILAGFCDVALVIGADTTPKGFFAPVGGERKNDPDWQRFHLIGATNTVYFAMLARRRMDLYGATLEDFAQVKVKNARHGLDNPNARYRKEATVEDVLASPVVSDPLRLLDICATSDGAAALIVASKSFAEKHLGSVQGVPSVRAISTVTPRYPQHLPELPDIATDSTAVVTAPERVFKDQILDAAYAEAGLGPEDLSLAEVYDLSTALELDWYEHLGLCNRGEAEQLLRSGATTIGGRIPVNASGGLASFGEAIPAQAIAQVCELTWQLKGQATGRQVEGAKVGITANQGLFGHGSSVIVAR is encoded by the coding sequence ATGAGCGCTGGCACTCCGGAACCGGTCTACATCTTGGGTGCGGGAATGCACCCCTGGGGCAAGTGGGGCCGCGACTTCACCGAGTACGGCGTCGTCGCGGCACGTGCCGCGCTGGCCGAGGCAGGACTGGACTGGCGCCAGATCCAGATGGTTGCGGGCGCGGACACGATCCGCAACGGCTACCCCGGCTTCGTCGCCGGGGCGACGTTCGCCCAGAAGCTGGGCTGGAACGGCGTGCCCGTCAGCTCGAGCTACGCGGCATGCGCCAGTGGATCGCAGGCACTCCAGAGTGCCCGCGCGCAGATCCTGGCCGGCTTCTGCGACGTCGCGCTCGTCATCGGCGCCGACACCACCCCCAAAGGCTTCTTCGCACCGGTCGGCGGTGAGCGCAAGAACGACCCCGACTGGCAGCGCTTCCACCTGATCGGCGCGACAAACACGGTGTACTTCGCCATGCTGGCGCGCCGCCGGATGGACCTCTACGGCGCCACGCTCGAGGATTTTGCCCAGGTGAAGGTCAAGAACGCGCGGCACGGTCTGGACAACCCGAATGCCCGCTACCGCAAGGAAGCCACCGTGGAGGACGTGCTGGCCAGCCCGGTGGTCTCCGACCCACTGCGACTACTCGACATCTGCGCGACCTCGGACGGCGCGGCCGCCTTGATCGTGGCCAGCAAGTCGTTCGCCGAGAAACATCTCGGCTCGGTGCAGGGGGTGCCGTCGGTGCGCGCGATCAGCACCGTGACCCCGCGCTACCCACAGCACCTCCCCGAGCTGCCTGACATCGCCACCGATTCGACGGCGGTCGTGACCGCGCCCGAGCGGGTCTTCAAGGACCAGATCCTCGACGCCGCCTACGCCGAGGCGGGCCTCGGCCCCGAGGATCTGAGCCTGGCCGAGGTCTACGACCTGTCGACCGCCCTGGAACTCGACTGGTACGAACACCTCGGGCTGTGCAACCGGGGCGAGGCCGAGCAGTTGTTGCGCAGCGGCGCGACAACGATCGGCGGCCGGATCCCGGTCAATGCCTCCGGCGGACTGGCGAGCTTCGGCGAAGCCATCCCGGCGCAGGCCATCGCGCAGGTGTGTGAACTGACCTGGCAGTTGAAGGGTCAGGCGACCGGCCGGCAGGTCGAAGGCGCCAAGGTGGGCATCACAGCCAACCAGGGCCTGTTCGGCCACGGCTCCTCGGTGATCGTCGCGCGGTAG
- a CDS encoding branched-chain amino acid ABC transporter permease, with amino-acid sequence MDLISALQIAFAQLIGPSAIFYALLAIGLNLHFGYTGLLNFGQIGFALLGGYGVGIMTVTYQQPLWVGIIVGLLAAGLLAIVLGIPTLRLRADYLAIATIAAAEVLRLIFRSTASDSVTGSTNGLYGFADAFTRFSPFDSSKQYSILGVRFVGDDVWSMVVGWTLVLVLCGFVYLLAHSPWGRVLRAIREDEDAARALGKNVFVYKLQALVLGGVIGGMGGVFNALQTKSIHPDFYSTAQTFYAFGALLLGGAATVFGPVVGAMLFWFLLSIPDALLRQAISGPDPLLPLTDAQVGAVRFILLGILIALLMVFRPQGLLGRKRELQFDGR; translated from the coding sequence GTGGACCTCATCAGCGCTTTACAGATAGCGTTTGCCCAGCTCATCGGCCCGTCGGCGATCTTCTATGCGCTACTGGCCATCGGTTTGAACCTGCACTTCGGCTACACCGGGCTGCTGAACTTCGGCCAGATCGGGTTCGCCCTCCTCGGCGGCTACGGGGTCGGCATCATGACCGTCACCTACCAGCAGCCGCTCTGGGTCGGCATCATCGTCGGACTCCTCGCGGCGGGCCTGCTGGCGATCGTGCTGGGCATCCCGACCCTGCGACTGCGTGCCGACTACCTGGCGATCGCCACCATCGCCGCTGCCGAGGTGCTGCGGCTGATCTTCAGGTCCACCGCGTCCGACTCGGTCACCGGTTCGACCAACGGGCTCTACGGGTTCGCCGATGCGTTCACCCGCTTCAGCCCGTTCGATTCCAGTAAGCAGTACTCGATCCTCGGTGTCCGATTCGTCGGCGATGACGTGTGGTCGATGGTGGTCGGCTGGACACTGGTCCTCGTGCTGTGCGGGTTCGTGTATCTGCTGGCCCACAGCCCTTGGGGCCGGGTGCTGCGGGCCATCCGGGAGGACGAGGACGCAGCGCGCGCACTCGGCAAGAACGTCTTCGTCTACAAGCTCCAGGCGCTGGTGCTCGGCGGCGTGATCGGCGGCATGGGCGGGGTCTTCAACGCCCTGCAGACCAAGTCGATACACCCGGACTTCTATTCGACCGCGCAGACGTTCTACGCCTTCGGTGCGTTACTTCTCGGAGGTGCCGCAACGGTGTTCGGCCCGGTCGTCGGCGCCATGTTGTTCTGGTTCCTCCTCTCGATCCCGGACGCCCTCCTGCGCCAAGCGATCTCGGGGCCCGACCCACTCCTGCCCCTGACCGACGCTCAGGTGGGCGCGGTGCGTTTCATCCTGCTGGGGATCCTGATCGCGCTGCTGATGGTTTTCCGACCGCAGGGCCTACTGGGCCGAAAACGGGAGTTGCAGTTCGATGGTCGATAA
- a CDS encoding ANTAR domain-containing response regulator has protein sequence MTGSTTDVVKPHRVLIAEDEALIRMDLAEMLREEGYEIVGEAGDGQEAVDLAVALKPDLVIMDVKMPRRDGIDAASEIAAKRIAPIVILTAFSQRELVERARDAGAMAYLVKPFNINDLIPAIEVAVSRFSEIAELEKEVATLSDRLETRKLVERAKGLLQAKQGMTEPEAFKWIQRAAMDRRTTMKRVAEVVMETLDPE, from the coding sequence ATGACCGGGTCAACGACAGACGTCGTCAAGCCACACCGCGTGCTCATCGCCGAGGACGAGGCGCTCATCCGGATGGACTTGGCCGAGATGCTGCGCGAAGAGGGTTACGAGATCGTCGGTGAGGCCGGTGACGGGCAGGAGGCTGTGGACCTGGCCGTGGCGCTCAAACCCGATCTGGTGATCATGGACGTCAAGATGCCGCGACGGGACGGTATCGATGCCGCCTCCGAGATCGCCGCCAAGCGGATCGCACCGATCGTCATCCTCACCGCGTTCAGCCAGCGCGAGCTCGTGGAGCGTGCCCGCGACGCCGGAGCGATGGCCTACCTGGTCAAGCCCTTCAACATCAACGACCTGATCCCCGCCATCGAGGTGGCGGTCAGCCGGTTCAGCGAGATCGCCGAGCTGGAGAAAGAGGTCGCGACGCTGTCCGACCGTCTGGAGACCCGCAAGTTGGTCGAGCGCGCCAAGGGCCTGCTGCAGGCCAAGCAGGGAATGACCGAACCGGAAGCGTTCAAGTGGATTCAGCGCGCCGCGATGGATCGCCGGACCACGATGAAACGGGTCGCCGAGGTCGTGATGGAGACGCTGGACCCCGAGTAG
- a CDS encoding branched-chain amino acid ABC transporter substrate-binding protein, giving the protein MLMAFGLSGCGGSSPKPGESSSPLEFAARVQIDRDGAPVDVVDDLQPANPAGDGNSVCPPVSIAMAGALNGPDAGLGVDVQNGIQLAVDQHNAANPACQVQLKPFDTEGDPDRIRDLAAQIVDDAYTVGVVGPVSSAETQAAGEVFDRAGLIAATPSATDPALAQNGWRTFFRGVAGDGVQGPAVARYMSETLGYRNVCVVDDSSDYGLGLATSVRETLGAVADSACNIAVRSDATDFSGIVTQINAAAPDSVFFAGYSPVAATLVRQLREGGFGGAFVGADGAKNESFVEQAESAASGALLSCPCSPATPEFVDEYSSVFAQQPGPYSVEAYDLATILLKGIDSGALTRPALLEYVANYDGQGIARRYRWDRAGELENPLIWIYDVVE; this is encoded by the coding sequence ATGCTGATGGCATTCGGGCTCAGCGGGTGTGGCGGATCGTCGCCGAAGCCGGGGGAGTCGTCGAGCCCCCTGGAGTTCGCGGCGCGGGTCCAGATCGATCGTGACGGCGCCCCGGTCGATGTGGTCGACGATCTGCAGCCTGCGAATCCGGCAGGCGACGGAAACAGCGTCTGTCCGCCGGTGTCGATCGCCATGGCAGGTGCTCTCAACGGGCCCGACGCCGGCTTGGGCGTCGACGTCCAGAACGGCATTCAACTGGCCGTCGACCAGCACAACGCGGCCAACCCCGCCTGCCAGGTGCAGTTGAAGCCCTTCGATACCGAGGGGGATCCGGACAGGATTCGGGACCTGGCCGCTCAGATCGTCGACGACGCGTACACCGTCGGAGTGGTGGGTCCGGTCTCCTCGGCCGAGACGCAGGCTGCCGGTGAGGTGTTCGACAGGGCCGGCCTGATCGCCGCGACGCCCTCGGCAACCGATCCGGCGTTGGCTCAGAATGGTTGGCGGACCTTCTTCCGCGGGGTGGCCGGCGATGGGGTGCAGGGCCCGGCGGTGGCCCGCTACATGTCCGAGACTCTCGGATACCGGAATGTCTGCGTCGTCGACGACAGTTCCGATTACGGTCTGGGGCTTGCCACCTCGGTACGCGAAACCCTTGGGGCGGTGGCTGACTCGGCATGCAACATCGCGGTCAGGTCCGACGCGACGGACTTCTCCGGGATCGTCACTCAAATCAATGCTGCTGCACCGGATTCGGTCTTCTTCGCCGGTTACTCCCCAGTGGCCGCCACGTTGGTCAGACAGCTTCGCGAGGGCGGCTTCGGCGGCGCGTTCGTCGGGGCAGACGGCGCCAAGAACGAATCATTTGTCGAACAAGCGGAATCGGCCGCGAGCGGGGCGTTGCTGTCCTGTCCGTGCAGCCCTGCCACGCCCGAGTTCGTCGACGAGTACAGCAGCGTCTTCGCTCAACAGCCCGGCCCGTACAGCGTCGAGGCCTACGACCTGGCGACGATCCTGCTCAAGGGGATCGATTCCGGAGCACTCACCCGGCCGGCGTTGTTGGAGTACGTGGCCAACTACGACGGGCAGGGGATCGCTCGTCGATACCGGTGGGACCGCGCCGGCGAACTGGAGAACCCGCTGATCTGGATCTACGACGTGGTCGAGTAG
- a CDS encoding OB-fold domain-containing protein has product MSASTPAVDGWFATDGSGAPYLLGGKCHQCGTFVFPPRADNCPNPACDGDELAQVPLSRRGRLWSYTENRYAPPPPYPSPDPFEPFAVAAVELADEGLIVLGKVVEGTLAADLKVGMEMELTTMPLYVDDDGVERIVHAWEIAK; this is encoded by the coding sequence GTGTCAGCTTCCACACCCGCGGTCGACGGCTGGTTTGCCACCGACGGATCCGGCGCCCCCTATCTGCTCGGCGGCAAGTGCCACCAGTGCGGGACATTCGTGTTCCCACCGCGTGCCGACAACTGCCCCAACCCCGCCTGCGACGGCGACGAGCTCGCGCAGGTACCGCTGTCGCGCCGCGGCCGGTTGTGGAGTTATACAGAGAACCGGTACGCGCCTCCTCCGCCCTATCCGTCGCCGGATCCGTTCGAACCGTTCGCCGTGGCCGCCGTCGAGCTCGCCGACGAGGGGCTGATCGTGCTGGGCAAGGTCGTCGAAGGCACCCTCGCCGCCGACCTGAAGGTCGGCATGGAGATGGAACTGACGACCATGCCGCTCTACGTCGACGACGACGGTGTCGAGCGGATCGTCCACGCATGGGAGATTGCGAAATGA
- a CDS encoding ABC transporter substrate-binding protein: MKHRTLTRAVAAVGIASLALTACSSSSDSGEETAAGEETTTTEESAEVVSTDCEPAQATPGAAPVTTPLKIGTLLPETGTLAFLGPPEVAGVQVAVNEVNEAGGVLDQPVQLVTGDSGDTTTDTANVTVDRQLGEGVSAIIGAASSAVSLKVIDKISSAGVVQFSPANTSDQFVCYPDKGMYFRTAPTDVLQAQALAQLITEDGAQRVAVMALNDPYGTGLAANTVEDLEAAGIASDQITKIIYDPNAQSFNAEVDQVREFNPDAVAVIGFEETAKILTRMHEVGIGPSDGMLVYGTDGNMGNALGEGVAPGLLAGMKGTTPLTDIGPDFENRLKAADPALIDFNYAGESYDAVVISALAAEQAKSTAGVDIAANIIGVTRDGIKCTTFADCRDRIRAGEDIDYDGVTGELAFGPAGEPSIASYGSLEFGPDNTLQTNDFIIVNQA, encoded by the coding sequence ATGAAGCATCGGACCCTCACCCGCGCCGTCGCCGCCGTGGGTATTGCCTCGCTAGCTCTGACCGCCTGCTCGAGCTCGAGTGACTCGGGCGAGGAGACCGCTGCGGGCGAAGAGACCACAACGACCGAGGAATCCGCCGAGGTGGTCAGCACGGACTGCGAACCCGCCCAGGCGACACCGGGTGCGGCTCCGGTCACCACGCCACTCAAGATCGGCACCCTGCTGCCGGAGACCGGAACGCTGGCATTCCTCGGCCCGCCCGAGGTGGCGGGCGTGCAGGTCGCCGTCAACGAGGTCAACGAGGCCGGTGGCGTACTCGATCAGCCTGTCCAACTGGTCACCGGAGACTCGGGTGACACCACCACCGACACCGCCAACGTGACGGTGGACCGCCAGCTCGGCGAAGGCGTCAGCGCCATCATCGGCGCCGCGTCCTCGGCGGTGTCGCTGAAGGTGATCGACAAGATCTCGAGCGCCGGTGTCGTCCAGTTCTCTCCGGCGAACACCTCGGATCAGTTCGTCTGCTATCCCGACAAGGGCATGTACTTCCGCACCGCACCGACCGATGTGCTGCAGGCTCAGGCACTCGCACAGCTGATCACCGAAGACGGCGCGCAGCGCGTGGCGGTGATGGCGCTCAACGACCCGTACGGGACCGGCCTGGCCGCCAACACGGTCGAGGATCTCGAAGCGGCCGGCATCGCATCCGATCAGATCACCAAGATCATCTACGACCCCAACGCGCAGTCCTTCAACGCTGAGGTCGACCAGGTCAGGGAGTTCAATCCGGACGCGGTCGCGGTCATCGGTTTCGAGGAGACCGCAAAGATCCTGACCCGCATGCACGAGGTCGGAATCGGCCCGTCCGACGGGATGCTCGTCTACGGCACCGACGGAAACATGGGTAACGCGCTGGGCGAGGGCGTGGCGCCAGGGCTGCTGGCGGGGATGAAGGGCACCACTCCGCTCACCGACATCGGTCCGGATTTCGAGAACCGGCTCAAGGCAGCCGATCCCGCGTTGATCGACTTCAACTACGCCGGTGAGTCCTACGACGCGGTGGTCATCTCCGCACTCGCTGCCGAGCAGGCCAAGTCGACGGCAGGTGTCGACATCGCGGCCAACATCATCGGCGTGACCCGGGACGGCATCAAGTGCACGACGTTCGCCGACTGCCGCGACCGGATCCGTGCGGGTGAGGACATCGACTACGACGGTGTGACAGGCGAATTGGCGTTCGGCCCCGCCGGTGAACCGTCCATCGCCTCGTACGGCAGCCTCGAGTTCGGCCCGGACAACACGCTGCAGACCAACGATTTCATCATCGTCAACCAGGCCTGA
- a CDS encoding ABC transporter ATP-binding protein, giving the protein MSDSSESPSAPVELTPAELAATPEQHARLAEGSLLRADRLVAGYVPEVDILRGCDFFLRQGEIVGIIGPNGAGKSTLLKALFGLIPVRSGSVTLRDENITSAPAHVLVTKGLGYVPQNRNVFPSLTIEENLEMGIYLRRAKFAERFEVVSELFPLLGQRRKVKAGALSGGERQMVAVGRALMMEPSVLLLDEPSAGLSPMFQDEVFIRCKQINAAGVSIIMVEQNARRCLQICDRGYVLDQGTNAYTDTGGNLMNDPKVIELYLGTLAGSREI; this is encoded by the coding sequence ATGAGTGATTCGAGCGAATCCCCCTCAGCACCAGTAGAATTGACCCCGGCCGAGCTGGCGGCCACTCCCGAGCAGCACGCCAGGCTGGCGGAAGGCTCGTTGTTGCGCGCGGACCGCCTGGTGGCCGGTTACGTTCCCGAAGTCGACATCCTGCGTGGCTGTGACTTCTTCCTGCGCCAGGGTGAGATCGTCGGCATCATCGGCCCCAACGGCGCGGGCAAGTCCACCTTGCTCAAGGCACTGTTCGGGCTCATCCCGGTACGGTCGGGGTCGGTGACCCTGCGCGATGAGAACATCACCTCGGCGCCCGCCCACGTACTGGTGACCAAAGGGCTCGGCTACGTGCCGCAGAACCGTAATGTGTTCCCCTCCTTGACGATCGAGGAGAACCTGGAGATGGGCATCTACCTGCGCCGCGCGAAGTTCGCGGAGAGGTTCGAGGTCGTCAGCGAACTGTTCCCGTTGCTCGGTCAACGCCGCAAGGTCAAGGCCGGCGCACTGTCAGGCGGCGAACGCCAGATGGTGGCTGTCGGCCGGGCCCTGATGATGGAGCCGTCTGTGCTGCTGCTCGACGAGCCGTCGGCCGGATTGTCACCGATGTTCCAAGACGAAGTCTTCATCCGCTGCAAGCAGATCAACGCCGCAGGCGTCTCGATCATCATGGTCGAGCAGAACGCGCGGCGCTGCCTGCAGATCTGCGACCGGGGCTATGTGTTGGACCAGGGCACCAATGCCTACACCGACACCGGCGGCAATCTGATGAACGACCCCAAGGTCATCGAACTGTATCTGGGAACCCTGGCCGGCAGCCGCGAGATCTGA
- a CDS encoding branched-chain amino acid ABC transporter permease: MLATFLGAGVAAAQDTEIAPVSGRLVNEGEPVSGATVRALDPDGQEIGTTTSDDNGRWNVELPPGQYTFEVVADSLPEDVSVQGTVTREVTAGRTNTVVFTFGEVRTSIETPLYERVIRLTIDGLRFGLVIAVAAIGLSLIFGTTGLTNFAHGELVTLGAVFAWIFNVTFGMPLLAAGVLAIVAGLAVGWLSNAGVWHPLRKRRVGLIPQLVVSIGLAIALRYLILALFSDRTQAFAGYAPSAERKWGPIAITDTNLLTIAISLVVLVAVALMLQKTPIGKAMRAVSDNKDLAAASGINVERVIMFVWCLGGALAALGGVLLALSELGGRVQWEMGFKLLLLMFAGITLGGLGTAYGALLGCIVVGLLVQLSTLVINPDLKYVGGLLILILILVVRPQGILGSRERVG, translated from the coding sequence ATACTGGCGACCTTCCTGGGAGCAGGCGTCGCGGCGGCCCAGGACACCGAAATCGCCCCGGTGTCCGGGCGACTCGTCAACGAAGGCGAGCCGGTGTCGGGAGCAACGGTGCGCGCCCTCGACCCGGACGGCCAGGAAATCGGAACCACCACCTCCGATGACAACGGCCGCTGGAATGTCGAACTACCCCCGGGGCAGTACACCTTCGAGGTGGTCGCCGACAGCCTTCCCGAGGACGTGAGCGTGCAGGGGACGGTGACGCGGGAGGTGACCGCCGGCCGAACCAATACCGTGGTGTTCACGTTCGGCGAGGTCCGCACGTCGATCGAGACTCCGCTGTACGAGCGGGTCATCCGACTCACGATCGACGGCCTGCGCTTCGGTCTCGTGATCGCGGTCGCCGCGATCGGACTGAGTTTGATCTTCGGGACCACCGGGTTGACCAACTTCGCGCACGGTGAGCTCGTCACCCTGGGCGCGGTGTTCGCCTGGATCTTCAACGTGACCTTCGGGATGCCCCTGCTCGCGGCCGGCGTCTTGGCGATAGTCGCTGGGCTCGCCGTCGGCTGGCTGAGCAATGCCGGGGTCTGGCATCCGCTGCGAAAACGGCGTGTCGGTCTGATTCCGCAACTGGTGGTGTCCATCGGGTTGGCCATCGCGCTGCGGTATCTGATCCTGGCACTGTTCTCCGACCGGACTCAGGCCTTCGCCGGCTACGCTCCCAGCGCCGAGCGCAAGTGGGGGCCGATCGCCATCACCGACACCAACCTGTTGACCATCGCCATCAGCCTGGTGGTGCTGGTCGCGGTAGCCCTGATGCTGCAGAAGACCCCGATCGGCAAGGCCATGCGCGCGGTGTCGGACAACAAGGATCTGGCTGCCGCGTCGGGCATCAACGTCGAGCGGGTGATCATGTTCGTCTGGTGCCTTGGGGGCGCCTTGGCCGCACTGGGCGGTGTCCTGCTCGCATTGTCGGAGCTCGGAGGCCGGGTCCAGTGGGAGATGGGCTTCAAGCTGCTGCTGCTGATGTTCGCGGGCATCACCCTCGGCGGACTCGGCACCGCCTACGGTGCGCTACTGGGTTGCATCGTCGTCGGCCTCCTCGTGCAACTGTCCACGCTCGTCATCAACCCCGACCTCAAGTACGTCGGCGGGCTGCTCATCCTCATCCTCATCCTCGTCGTGCGACCCCAGGGAATTCTCGGCTCGCGGGAAAGGGTGGGGTGA
- a CDS encoding alpha/beta fold hydrolase: MATYVMIPGMCHGAWCFDDLRASLQKAGHHVLAVTLTGVAERSHLLPGAVNLDTHIADVLAAINNDTAAGDDLVLVGHSYGGMVITGVADHIPDRVDSLVFLDAVVPHDGEACWDIVNDEERQWHVSVDDSGFGVPPMPFFDDRATAHPLATLLQPLRLRHDPGRFRRRIFVYALDWPGESPLLPSYDRVRSDPNWITHELDGKHNLMRDRPDDVLRILVDLAR, from the coding sequence ATGGCCACCTATGTCATGATCCCCGGAATGTGCCACGGCGCATGGTGTTTCGATGACCTGAGGGCATCACTCCAGAAAGCCGGCCACCACGTTCTGGCAGTCACACTGACCGGCGTGGCCGAGCGGTCGCACCTGTTGCCCGGCGCGGTGAACCTCGACACCCACATCGCCGACGTCCTGGCCGCCATCAACAACGACACCGCCGCAGGAGACGACCTCGTCCTCGTGGGCCACAGCTACGGCGGAATGGTGATCACCGGCGTCGCCGACCACATCCCCGACCGAGTCGACTCGCTGGTGTTCCTCGACGCGGTGGTGCCCCACGACGGTGAAGCCTGCTGGGACATCGTCAACGACGAGGAACGCCAGTGGCACGTCTCAGTGGACGACTCGGGATTCGGAGTACCGCCGATGCCGTTCTTCGACGACCGCGCGACGGCGCACCCGCTCGCGACGCTGCTGCAGCCACTGCGGTTGCGTCACGACCCGGGCCGGTTCCGCCGACGAATCTTCGTCTACGCGCTGGACTGGCCGGGTGAATCGCCGCTGCTGCCCTCCTATGACCGCGTCCGCTCGGATCCGAACTGGATCACCCATGAACTCGACGGCAAGCACAACCTGATGCGCGACCGCCCCGACGACGTGCTGCGCATCCTAGTCGACCTGGCCCGCTGA
- a CDS encoding DUF4352 domain-containing protein: MTEPGWYPDPSGAPGQRYFDGSQWADRAAGHQPPKKSNKRWIILGVVLAVLVFFGGCAAILIAGDTQEDEDSPRPAASAQPDPTVSPAGSAARDGNFEFEILKIGQTKTLQDMTDDPNMTMTADGLYVVVTVTVTNIGDEPAAFSGQDQLIIDTEGREFAVDSEAEAYVNTGYDYTSPIGPGDSIEVDLPFDVPPDGKVDRMELHDSASSGGVLLDLPWS, from the coding sequence GTGACTGAACCCGGCTGGTATCCCGATCCTTCCGGCGCTCCGGGGCAACGCTACTTCGACGGTTCACAATGGGCCGACCGAGCGGCGGGACACCAGCCGCCCAAGAAGTCGAACAAGCGCTGGATCATTCTCGGCGTCGTACTCGCGGTCCTGGTCTTCTTCGGCGGCTGCGCCGCAATTCTCATCGCGGGCGACACGCAGGAGGACGAGGATTCACCACGCCCGGCGGCAAGCGCCCAGCCGGACCCGACCGTTTCCCCCGCGGGGTCCGCGGCCCGGGACGGAAACTTCGAGTTCGAGATCCTGAAGATCGGTCAGACAAAGACGCTGCAGGACATGACCGACGACCCGAACATGACCATGACAGCGGACGGCCTCTACGTCGTGGTCACCGTGACGGTCACGAACATCGGGGACGAACCGGCGGCGTTCTCCGGACAGGATCAGTTGATCATCGATACCGAAGGCCGCGAATTCGCCGTCGACTCCGAGGCCGAGGCCTATGTCAACACCGGATACGACTACACGAGCCCGATCGGGCCGGGCGACTCGATCGAGGTCGATCTGCCCTTCGACGTCCCGCCCGACGGCAAGGTCGACAGGATGGAGCTACACGATTCGGCGTCCTCGGGCGGAGTCTTGCTCGACTTGCCGTGGAGTTGA